AGGATTTTTTGATGGGTGAGCATCCCTTGTCATCGAGCAAGCAAGTTTTTGGTTGGACAAGTAAAATCTCTAACTTATCATCTTTTGTGTAATTATGTTGTTTATCAACTATAATGATTATGTATTATACGAGAACACATTATGTTGTAAGAGCATAGACGGACTTTCTTATAGACATAGGGGagagccatggctcccccaaaatttttttaattaattttttttatatattttttagaattatatatatatatatatatattatttatattaattttttaaaatttttcttaaaatctcatacatagtcttttatctttatcttttttcttttgtatctcCACCCTTTTCTCACCTCTCcctttttatatcaattttcaccctccatttcccatccttttaaaataaaaatgcaacaTGGTAAAATTAAGGAGTTAAGTAATATTTTGGACCGGTCAATTTCTTCTGTTGAATACGtttattttgtactttttttaaacaatttgtttttcttttccatgtGATAAATTTGTCTAGTGTGTACCACTAGGCgatgataaaactattttttccaaaataggcGATATGAGACAagtttatattagaaaaattatgatgaagagtaaaagaatttgattttttttttcaaaacaaatgcttgtgatgaagataaaaaaaatgcatctatcTCAattaaacttgagaaatttcatgagaatccaagaattaaagacaataaaaaacaattctctaacattcttagagttatatataatgaatttgaaaaaatctaatttggcacctgaatattttgtccaagttccgccTAGGACAATCTTAGTAATGACGAGGTGAGGATAgaaaatgaattatattttgtagctattattttgttctcttaaaaatgtatgtatatttatattttgattcttttgtaataaataagttttattttgaaagttaagagaaaaatgtaaatatattaacataaatatcttaaaaattaaaaattaagtgtGTCGACTTTTGTTTCACCTTgactataatattaatattgttaaatttaatatatcatttatgaTTATATGAATCTATAATGTTGTTAAATTTAATGTATCATTTATGATTATATGAATCTATAATGTTGTTAAATTTAATGtatcatttataattatatgaattataatataatattttaaataatgtctataatattttaaaaagtaaagatctaattatttaaacaatttttgtgaaaaaaatatttttaatggatTTGAATGGCTTACAAATCACATCTTTCTTGGagtcaaaataattattttcacgtcatgtttcaatttatttatcaaGAAATTGTTGCGATTGATGAGTAACTATAATTTTCatacacatttttttacattcatttgACATTATTTTTCGTTACCTTTAACTCATCTTTTCCTTCTACAAATATAAAAGTAAGGATGACAATGCAGGATAGGCAGTCAAGCAGACCGATCCATAGACCTGTAGTGAAAAGCACAGGACAAACTGGTATTTTGAGCTTGCTAGCTTGCATAAGCCCGACCGCACAACCTGTAGCCTGTGTGGGTTTGGGATGGGACAAGACGGGCTGGCTTACTAGCCTGCATTACTTTTTGCATATATAATTTGATACATgctttttgcatattttttgaAGCTGCACATGTAAGTTGTTTACTTCcagataattatttatttatgatgttGCACATGTGTAGAATTAGCAGTTAAATTTTGTCCACAAATTCATGTATGCAATATTTATTtgctatataaaaaatatttaattactgaAGAAAAGCATGCCAACATACCAATACCAATACCAATGCGAGACAAACCAATATTTTTAGCTCAGTTATTATcccataatttaattaaaattttagaatatatatataatttaaatataatatcgcaaactatatttgtatttataataaatataatacatttgtataattttatattatatatatatataatttaattttacatttaaatattgtaaaatatttatttaaaagttaattataaacATAGCTTGTTCATGCGGAAACAATTAAGGAATATCAGGGAACACAAATAGCATCTACTCCAATCCTCGACTTCTCGAATTGGTCTCTTCTTGACTTGTACGTGTCGTCTCTTAACATTGGCGGTCCGGACCCTTAAGGGGTTACCTGTGGGAAGGATTCCGACCGATTAAGTCAGCAAAaggctctcaaaagtcaaatatcagattaatgaattaatgaaagcgtacctttaattgttgatgtccacatgtatttataaagtcattaattatgtctgccCCTGTTATGAGTTGGGCCCCTTATTAGCCATTTTGGGTCAATAATCAGGTTCTCGATGGGCTTGGGCTAAGCCCAAGTCCCAAGCCTCTGTGGGGCCTAAATTTGAAGTTAACGGATCTTGATCGCACTGTATCTTTTATAATAGGCGGCCTAGGCCGTTATGTATGTAATTTTGTGGTTGACTATCCGTCTACTGCTTTTATCGTAGGACTATATATAAACGTCACATGTTTATCTAAATGTGCCTTGATATACATAGCTActcaaaaaaaagttattttctatttttataattagttaatagtataaaattaaattaaatcatcaCTTTTATATAATCTAGTACAAAAGAGATACGTATCTCtgtttttttaaacataattaaaaaaaatgtaaatatgaaaTCTGTTTGTCGAAATTTCATTATATAGTTAtaagttataaatataaatatatagtagTGAagaatttatagtatataactACTTCGCATATTAAATGTATACATCAAACTAAgatttttattagtttcaaaccaaaataatatataaaaggttAGAATTTAGGACCACAATTAAATTCTGAAccactttaaaacaaaaagattttataatgtttttaaaaaataagattttttttttttggaaaatagtTATAGTGAAAAGAGTCTAGAAGGAAATacattacataattttttaatatttaaagaacgTGACTTTTTATTTAAGTATATTTCCTCAGgagagaaaattatttatttttcttaaaacctTCTAAAAGAGTTAATCTTAAAGAAAGTAAAAACAATTTCATGAATAATTatagaataatttttatatctaaCCTTTTCCTCATATGACAGGAGAATCCATCCGTGGATTTTCCAAATCTTGGAATCATCTTTTCTTCCTCaattagtttttcttaaaaggtctactattttttttttgtctttttttttacaGTAACATGACATTAAGATAGTTAATTATCATCGTGACTCACATTGCAAATGCGTTTTCCTACCGTGAAAACGTCAGGGATCAATATTCACATTCTCATGAGTTTTTCATGACCATTAATTAATTCACAAACGGTTAATTTGAGATTTTGGAAACTCGCCTTCAGGATTCGAATAGAATCTCTCACTAGCTTTTTCCCAAATCTTCGTTCATCTTTCTCATCTCATCCTCTTTAATGAAATTGCcgcaaaagaaaattttgaaaataggtATTCACACAACCAAAACATTTTACATTCtcacaaaaagaaacaaagcaAAATTTGCCTCATCCTCCCACTTTTTCGCTCAGTCTGTTTAATGTATACATCTAAGTCAGTAATTTCTGCACATCATTTTCAGTCAGCGATTCCTTTCTTGCCTGTGATTCAATCCACACTTTTCTGTTAATCGCCCGAGCGAAGTTAAGCATCCGAAGCAAGCTCCGCCTACCAGCATTGGTCCGTTTCCCATCTCCGCGTCGCGTAAAACGTCGACGAGTCATTCTGACTAAGAGGAACCGGAAACTGGCGGTGTCTTCCGCCGTTCACCGCCGTCAGCGTTCGATCGTACATCGCCCTTGCCGATGGATCCGATAGCGTCTCGTACGCGCTTCGGATCTGAATGAAGTTTCCGTCGGCGGCTTCGCCAGTTCTGACGTTCTCTGCCGAATGCCGCACCACCGCGTCGGGATGGTAGCGCTTCGCGAGGCTCCGGTAAGCCGACTTGATCTCCGTCGGCGACGCGTGGCGCTCGATTCGCAGCACCTCGTAAAGGCTCGGTGCCGGCAGCCGCACCTGGACCGCTTCCGCCGCAACGGCTCGGATAGAGTTCCGGCGGTGAGAGCCGGTGGATGAGGAAAAACGGAGCGAAAAATCTCCGGCGGCGAGATTGTGCGTCGTCATCACCGGAAATTGAACGTAACGTTTAGATAAGAGGTTCTTTTGCGAGGTTGAATTGAAATTGGGTTGAGGGGTTTTATATAGAGGTCAATGAAGGAAAGATAGATAGAGTAAGGGGTAAAAGGGTCATTTAGCGCCACGAGGGATGGGTGCTTAACTGTGTGGGGTCTCGATTTCTATAAAATCGCAAATGCTGACGTGTC
This portion of the Vigna unguiculata cultivar IT97K-499-35 chromosome 6, ASM411807v1, whole genome shotgun sequence genome encodes:
- the LOC114188912 gene encoding chaperone protein dnaJ 11, chloroplastic-like — encoded protein: MTTHNLAAGDFSLRFSSSTGSHRRNSIRAVAAEAVQVRLPAPSLYEVLRIERHASPTEIKSAYRSLAKRYHPDAVVRHSAENVRTGEAADGNFIQIRSAYETLSDPSARAMYDRTLTAVNGGRHRQFPVPLSQNDSSTFYATRRWETDQCW